The Halanaerobiaceae bacterium ANBcell28 genome window below encodes:
- a CDS encoding TIGR00341 family protein, translated as MQIVHATFRAGEGEEAVDLLSTLGVDIEDYKLIKSESGDLLIINLLYGDTDVLLDNMKSRFDFENDKERSMVIFTPDTVIPRNIEKIQKAEFRASRESLITFAEDKSEVNSHYVLLVFFSAVIATLGLILDNVAVIVGAMVIAPVLGPLLALTIGIMLADFRLIRQGVAAEILAITIAITVGAFFALFLPEAELSNSLYVRMYPNIGDLFIALAAGAAGAYSLIRNQLESGLIGVMVAAALIPVMATIGVGVGLGFTEMVWGAGLLLLVNLLSILLANIIVFYFKGLKPQLWYKYKAKKLIKKSLSLVIIAIILISIPLALITTYQFYVQKPVEIIKDIVREGLVLDYRIDRISVEGNLVEVYLYANHEINKDRLTEVKKEIESELDKEYTINFKFIPIQQISL; from the coding sequence TTGCAAATCGTTCATGCTACTTTTCGTGCAGGGGAAGGTGAAGAAGCTGTTGATCTCTTATCAACTCTAGGTGTTGATATAGAGGATTATAAACTAATTAAATCAGAAAGTGGAGATCTATTAATAATTAATCTTCTTTATGGAGATACAGATGTCCTCTTAGATAATATGAAAAGTAGATTTGATTTTGAAAATGATAAAGAAAGAAGTATGGTAATTTTTACACCTGATACGGTAATTCCTAGAAATATAGAGAAAATTCAAAAGGCAGAGTTTCGTGCCAGCCGTGAGTCCTTAATTACCTTTGCTGAGGATAAATCTGAGGTTAATTCTCATTATGTTTTACTTGTCTTTTTTTCTGCAGTTATTGCAACTCTTGGTCTAATTCTTGATAATGTTGCTGTAATTGTTGGTGCTATGGTAATAGCTCCAGTTTTAGGACCTTTACTTGCACTAACTATAGGAATAATGTTGGCTGATTTTAGGTTGATTCGTCAGGGTGTAGCAGCTGAGATACTCGCTATTACAATTGCTATAACTGTAGGTGCTTTTTTTGCTCTATTTTTACCTGAGGCAGAATTGAGTAATTCATTATATGTCCGTATGTATCCAAATATAGGAGATCTCTTCATTGCTTTGGCCGCTGGAGCAGCAGGTGCTTATTCTCTAATAAGAAATCAACTTGAGTCAGGCTTAATTGGGGTAATGGTAGCTGCAGCTTTAATACCTGTTATGGCTACTATTGGTGTTGGTGTCGGATTAGGTTTTACAGAAATGGTGTGGGGAGCAGGTTTGTTATTACTAGTCAATTTATTATCAATATTATTAGCTAATATTATAGTTTTTTATTTTAAAGGTTTAAAACCTCAATTATGGTACAAATATAAAGCTAAAAAACTTATCAAAAAGAGTTTATCATTAGTTATTATTGCTATCATTTTAATAAGTATTCCGTTAGCATTAATCACTACATATCAGTTTTATGTTCAAAAACCAGTAGAAATAATAAAAGATATTGTTAGAGAGGGTTTAGTATTAGATTACCGTATAGATAGAATAAGTGTGGAAGGTAATCTAGTTGAGGTTTATCTTTATGCAAACCATGAGATTAATAAAGATAGGTTGACAGAGGTAAAAAAAGAAATAGAAAGTGAGCTAGATAAAGAATATACAATTAATTTTAAATTTATTCCTATTCAGCAAATTAGTCTTTAA
- a CDS encoding DUF3307 domain-containing protein: MEEKLILALLVLAHFLADFVFQSDEVASKKKEKLRYLIKHIFGVFITYFVFIFIFFSIRLFIIITIITITHFIIDLYKIFLEKEGVSEIHAFFLDQFLHITVILFIYPFLIYSSVHGMIQEIFSVFIYYYPILDNVNIYSTYGIIIIVTAYIFVWKPGSHIVEKTLKNYKISKPESSREILINNQKETANPGELIGKLERVLLLSFIISNNFLAISIIFTAKSVARFSNFKDKDFANYYIIGTLISLLIAMGVGFLVDLLI, translated from the coding sequence ATGGAAGAAAAATTAATTTTGGCGCTTTTAGTTTTAGCACATTTCCTTGCTGATTTTGTGTTTCAGAGTGATGAGGTAGCTAGTAAAAAGAAGGAGAAATTAAGATACTTAATAAAGCATATTTTTGGAGTTTTTATTACTTACTTTGTTTTCATATTTATTTTTTTCTCTATTCGCTTGTTTATTATAATTACTATCATAACAATTACTCATTTTATTATTGATTTGTATAAAATTTTCTTGGAAAAAGAAGGTGTGTCTGAGATCCATGCTTTTTTTCTGGATCAGTTCTTACATATAACAGTTATCTTATTTATATATCCTTTTTTGATATATAGTAGTGTGCATGGTATGATTCAAGAAATATTTTCAGTGTTTATTTATTATTATCCCATCTTAGATAATGTGAATATCTATAGTACATATGGGATTATTATAATTGTTACTGCCTATATATTTGTATGGAAACCTGGATCACATATTGTTGAAAAGACTTTAAAAAATTACAAAATATCAAAACCAGAATCTTCAAGGGAAATATTAATTAATAATCAAAAAGAAACTGCTAATCCAGGTGAATTGATTGGTAAACTGGAGCGTGTACTTTTACTTAGTTTTATTATCAGCAATAATTTTTTAGCTATTTCAATTATTTTTACAGCTAAATCAGTAGCTCGCTTTAGTAATTTTAAGGATAAGGATTTTGCTAATTATTATATTATTGGGACTTTGATTAGTCTTTTGATTGCTATGGGAGTAGGTTTTTTAGTGGATTTGCTTATATAA
- a CDS encoding DUF6608 family protein — protein MRINLNLKKALILICIVYTVLTITSSTWALLAGRTTDTHFHLIMRFLLTSIGIGSILLFNFFPKWPPTAIFAFHYAVTMGLVFILVGFSGFFVNLHPNAYRDIFLNFTLIYLLISSVFIIRDKVKSKKINKV, from the coding sequence ATGAGAATAAACCTTAACCTTAAAAAAGCTTTAATTTTAATCTGTATAGTCTATACAGTCTTAACTATCACAAGTTCCACCTGGGCACTTTTAGCCGGTAGAACTACAGATACTCATTTTCATCTAATAATGCGTTTTCTACTTACTTCTATCGGTATTGGCAGCATCTTATTATTTAACTTCTTTCCTAAATGGCCACCAACAGCAATATTTGCTTTTCATTATGCTGTTACTATGGGCCTTGTATTTATCTTAGTCGGGTTTAGTGGTTTTTTCGTTAATCTTCATCCTAATGCTTACAGAGATATCTTCCTTAATTTCACGCTTATTTATCTACTAATTAGTTCTGTTTTTATCATAAGAGATAAAGTTAAATCAAAAAAAATTAACAAAGTCTAA
- a CDS encoding S41 family peptidase gives MINKKKNCNKLEFITSSIIIIILLSIFATYPISAEISLEENLQDVIIANQNLDLTEEEKIIDYFMDYIYYYTAESDVDSSDIELKKSSLNFPFISINRAIEDVDFLFEVLKYGYAGYQLYGGDESFGKARKNILAELDASTSFLGRISRSNFRDMIIDSLSFIGDAHFAFDGEQFGDNYTMYISNDYSFQAVEDGFVLLDGEESLYFSKLAGKEADEVLWPSLDDNAQLVYRPGLFLSVEKEELLEIMILERRVSVENKETNNLANRVVEEELALMPMPVYNVPSWNEAYTRREEEGIPVIRVNSLMHTESNLESLNRFVEEGKELANEEAIIIDLRGNSGGSDSFASNWFKSFLGREISSNIIYIDLKTEISRQVFLNNVREMNNDQKLIELVNERFYPVNSGWGEPILHLPERIDNYTLLLVLIDSRTASAGENFVRQLRQVNNVVLIGSNTRGLIITGNVGSYSLPNSNFKVNSPVSLAFDTDLVYREGMGYMPDIWVDPNKALEIALELVK, from the coding sequence ATGATAAATAAGAAAAAAAATTGCAATAAGTTAGAGTTCATAACATCTTCAATAATAATTATTATTTTGCTTAGCATATTTGCAACATATCCTATTAGTGCTGAGATTAGTCTAGAAGAAAATTTGCAAGATGTGATTATAGCAAATCAAAATTTAGACTTAACTGAGGAAGAAAAAATCATTGATTATTTTATGGATTATATATATTACTATACTGCAGAATCAGATGTGGATAGTAGTGATATTGAACTTAAGAAATCATCACTTAATTTTCCTTTTATATCTATAAATAGAGCTATAGAAGATGTAGATTTTCTCTTTGAAGTTCTTAAATACGGCTATGCTGGTTATCAATTATATGGTGGTGATGAAAGCTTTGGCAAAGCCAGGAAAAATATTCTGGCTGAGCTTGATGCCAGTACTTCTTTTTTAGGAAGGATATCTCGCTCCAATTTTCGGGATATGATTATAGATAGTTTATCTTTTATTGGGGATGCTCATTTTGCTTTTGATGGTGAGCAATTTGGAGATAATTATACTATGTATATATCAAATGATTACAGTTTTCAGGCTGTAGAAGATGGATTTGTCTTGCTAGATGGAGAAGAAAGTTTGTATTTTTCTAAGCTGGCAGGAAAAGAAGCAGATGAGGTACTTTGGCCTTCATTAGATGATAATGCTCAATTAGTTTATAGACCTGGTTTATTTTTGAGTGTTGAGAAAGAAGAATTATTAGAGATTATGATTCTAGAAAGAAGAGTGAGTGTAGAAAATAAGGAAACGAATAATTTAGCTAATAGAGTGGTTGAGGAAGAGTTGGCTTTAATGCCTATGCCTGTATATAATGTTCCTTCCTGGAATGAGGCGTACACAAGAAGAGAGGAAGAAGGGATTCCTGTAATAAGGGTAAATAGTTTAATGCATACCGAAAGTAATTTGGAGTCTCTAAATAGATTTGTTGAAGAGGGAAAAGAATTAGCAAATGAAGAAGCCATAATTATAGATTTGCGTGGTAATTCAGGTGGTTCTGATTCATTTGCTTCAAATTGGTTTAAATCATTTTTAGGGAGAGAAATAAGTTCTAATATTATATATATAGACCTTAAAACAGAAATATCAAGGCAAGTCTTTTTAAATAACGTACGGGAAATGAATAATGACCAGAAATTGATTGAACTTGTTAATGAACGGTTTTATCCTGTTAATTCTGGCTGGGGAGAACCTATTCTACATTTACCTGAAAGAATTGATAATTATACTCTTTTATTAGTATTAATTGATTCCCGTACTGCGTCAGCGGGAGAGAATTTTGTTCGCCAATTAAGACAGGTGAATAATGTTGTTTTAATAGGAAGTAATACTAGAGGTCTAATTATTACTGGAAATGTTGGTTCTTATAGCTTACCTAATTCTAATTTTAAGGTAAATTCTCCTGTGTCACTGGCTTTTGATACTGATTTAGTGTATAGGGAAGGCATGGGGTATATGCCTGATATTTGGGTAGATCCTAATAAGGCCTTAGAGATAGCTCTGGAGCTTGTGAAATAA
- a CDS encoding SatD family protein — protein sequence MTYCAITGDIDNSRNYEDRSKLIKKIKKTVNYINDNYQKVLAAKFIIYSGDEVQGLLQDPSDSYRLIRELQRMMYPVKLQFGVGIGELSTPVPVELDTAYTGELDGEAYYRAREMLNLAKKYNQNVFYYFDDRACDLINNLIAFIDSTEDLRTEKQWETVRLYEKYKKQKLVAEELNINQTTVSRSLNRSSYYLIKKTEKSIGEYLSKI from the coding sequence ATGACTTATTGTGCTATAACTGGAGATATTGATAATTCTAGAAATTATGAAGATAGATCTAAGCTTATAAAAAAAATTAAAAAAACTGTAAATTACATTAATGATAATTATCAGAAGGTTCTTGCGGCTAAGTTTATTATCTATTCTGGTGATGAGGTGCAGGGTTTGTTACAAGATCCTAGTGATAGTTATAGACTTATCAGGGAATTACAGAGAATGATGTATCCGGTAAAATTACAATTTGGTGTAGGTATAGGAGAATTATCTACTCCTGTTCCAGTAGAACTGGATACGGCATATACTGGTGAACTTGATGGAGAGGCATATTATAGAGCTCGTGAAATGTTAAATCTGGCTAAGAAATATAATCAAAATGTTTTTTATTATTTTGATGATCGTGCCTGTGATTTAATTAATAATTTGATAGCTTTTATAGATTCTACAGAAGATTTAAGAACAGAGAAACAGTGGGAAACTGTTCGTTTATATGAAAAATATAAAAAACAAAAATTAGTTGCTGAAGAATTAAACATCAATCAGACTACTGTTAGTAGGAGTTTGAATCGTTCTTCTTATTATCTTATTAAAAAGACTGAAAAGAGTATTGGCGAGTATTTATCTAAAATCTAA
- a CDS encoding PrsW family glutamic-type intramembrane protease produces the protein MWVWYFYRKDKYDPEPLRLIVRDFIWGLVLVFPAGFLEAPFSAYLEPQVPLVILFFSTIFIVGFIEEGLKSYTVYRLHYNHPDFDEPVDGIIYGVTVGLGFAAFENLFYTILFGYRVGLIRAVLTTLAHASFTGIFGYYLSRAKNGGNKILIWQGFVIVMVLHGLYNFLVIAGFMGLFSTVIVVGLLQYYLATLIKRTTEESPFKP, from the coding sequence TTGTGGGTTTGGTATTTTTATCGTAAAGACAAGTATGACCCAGAACCACTGCGATTAATTGTTAGAGACTTTATTTGGGGTCTTGTATTAGTGTTTCCAGCAGGCTTTTTAGAAGCTCCTTTTAGCGCATACTTAGAACCTCAGGTACCTCTAGTAATTTTGTTTTTTAGTACTATATTTATTGTTGGTTTCATAGAAGAAGGTCTGAAATCATATACAGTTTATCGTTTACATTATAACCATCCTGATTTTGATGAACCAGTGGATGGAATAATATATGGTGTGACAGTAGGTTTGGGGTTTGCAGCTTTTGAGAACTTATTTTATACTATATTATTTGGTTATCGTGTTGGACTTATTAGAGCAGTATTAACTACATTAGCTCATGCTTCTTTTACAGGTATATTTGGCTATTATTTAAGTAGAGCCAAAAATGGTGGGAATAAGATTTTGATTTGGCAGGGTTTTGTAATTGTAATGGTTTTACATGGTCTTTATAATTTTCTTGTAATTGCTGGATTTATGGGTTTATTCTCTACAGTAATTGTAGTGGGCTTATTACAATATTATTTAGCTACATTAATAAAACGAACTACTGAAGAGTCTCCATTTAAACCGTAA
- a CDS encoding SDR family oxidoreductase encodes MEKKAFITGADRGLGLSLTKVLLENDYKVFAGRYLKDWPELDQVKEEYPEKLKFVPLDLSSDNSVVQAAKLIREETDYLDLLINNAGIYLDDGEDILGELNFENMRKMYEVNTLGPLKVTNSLIDLLLKGKEKTLVNISSEAGSIGDCWRKSEYGYAMSKSAFNMQTAILHNHLKDYEIKILAIHPGYLKTYMLGKKNMEADIEANESALKIFDLLSGKNDSSGIYMDYLGTQLPW; translated from the coding sequence ATGGAAAAGAAAGCTTTTATTACAGGGGCTGATAGAGGATTGGGTTTATCTTTAACTAAAGTTTTGCTAGAAAATGACTATAAGGTTTTTGCAGGTAGATATTTAAAAGATTGGCCAGAATTAGATCAAGTAAAAGAAGAATATCCTGAAAAACTAAAATTCGTTCCTCTTGATCTTAGTAGTGATAATTCAGTAGTTCAGGCTGCAAAGTTGATAAGAGAAGAAACAGATTATTTAGATCTTTTAATTAATAACGCTGGTATATACTTAGATGATGGTGAAGATATTTTAGGTGAATTGAATTTTGAAAATATGCGTAAGATGTATGAGGTTAATACATTGGGTCCTTTAAAAGTTACAAATTCTTTAATTGACCTTTTATTGAAGGGAAAAGAAAAAACCTTAGTTAATATTTCTTCAGAAGCAGGTAGCATAGGTGATTGTTGGAGGAAAAGTGAATATGGCTATGCTATGAGTAAAAGCGCTTTTAATATGCAGACAGCTATTTTGCATAATCATCTTAAAGATTACGAGATAAAAATTTTAGCCATACACCCGGGGTATTTAAAAACTTATATGTTAGGGAAAAAGAATATGGAAGCTGATATTGAGGCAAATGAGTCAGCTCTTAAGATATTTGATTTACTTAGCGGTAAGAATGATAGTTCTGGTATTTATATGGATTATCTTGGTACTCAATTGCCCTGGTAA
- a CDS encoding HD domain-containing protein produces MITLNEIKENEDFRLMIEKANNYLGARGYTEHGFRHVNYVSKQTATILEKLNYDKKTIELGAIAGYLHDIGNMFNRKHHGVSSANIVYTELRRMNVPLEDIMRITTALANHEEEIGHAVTPITSALILADKSDAHRTRANKKNSTQIHDRVNLAIQDSYVEVEADKQRIRLHIDYDSSISQVMDYFEIYLHRMEMCKEAANNLGCRFHLLINNLELLGQVDYSLSEDSAKL; encoded by the coding sequence ATGATCACACTAAATGAAATAAAAGAAAATGAAGATTTTAGACTAATGATTGAAAAAGCCAACAATTACCTTGGCGCAAGAGGTTATACAGAACACGGCTTTCGACATGTAAATTATGTATCAAAACAAACGGCTACTATTTTAGAAAAACTTAATTATGATAAAAAAACAATTGAACTTGGAGCTATAGCCGGTTATCTCCATGATATTGGCAACATGTTTAACCGTAAACATCATGGTGTATCAAGTGCTAATATTGTATATACAGAACTAAGAAGAATGAATGTTCCCCTTGAAGACATTATGCGAATAACAACAGCCTTAGCAAATCATGAAGAAGAAATAGGTCATGCAGTAACTCCAATTACTTCCGCATTAATACTGGCTGATAAAAGTGATGCACATAGAACCAGAGCTAACAAAAAGAACTCAACCCAAATTCATGATAGAGTTAATTTAGCTATCCAGGATTCTTATGTTGAAGTCGAAGCAGATAAACAAAGAATCAGACTTCATATTGACTATGATTCTAGTATCTCTCAAGTTATGGACTATTTTGAAATCTATCTGCATAGGATGGAAATGTGTAAAGAAGCAGCCAATAATTTAGGTTGTCGTTTTCATCTATTAATTAATAATTTAGAACTTCTAGGGCAGGTAGACTATTCTCTTAGTGAAGATAGTGCAAAGTTATAG